From Patescibacteria group bacterium, the proteins below share one genomic window:
- a CDS encoding S8 family serine peptidase, protein MNRSGNRRPHRFLAACLVVIQLAAFLPWPAFAAERIPSDTYFSSLWYLKQIGATEAWNRSLGFEGIPIAIIDSGVDLDHPDLKDNIWRNYGEIPNNGIDDDGNGYVDDVYGWDFVDNDNDPRPKATGEYNKLGVNHGTVNAGIAAAKGDNGKGVVGVTWQSTIMAIRVLDSSGAGDPQNVVRAVEYAVKNGAKVINLSFAGPSRNELLAIALRRAYDAGVFIVAAAGNAPEGGAANDLDRNPLYPICLDQGSDENFVFGVAATDESDVKAEFSNFGAGCVDIAAPGTRVLTTQYYRAGSKDFDALYGGYYNGTSVAAPIVAGAVALLRALDRNLTPKQIMNILTDSAFRIDPSNPGYFGKIGRGRLDIAKAVGRLAESMVSRTATPPSTTSSLLPAGSDGRLVVAAAGPGRAAEIRLFTSDGLFIRGFNAFAEGFRGGVSLAIGDFDGAGRRSIVAGAGPGGGPQVRIFDSNTKLLGGFLAFDQRFTGGVSVAAGDIDGDGRDEIIAGAGPGGGPHVRIFRANGAPIGGFFAFNKTFRGGVSVAAGDIDGDGRDEIITASGPGQTTAVRVFNPKGELKSETKPFGARYQDGSRLSVVRDGSGSRDLIVVGPRRGTAYGVLTIDASGRTAAASKATAALVRWLSAGVGHPLTLAGQVGSAPLVVIESAKDAAAFYAFEPAFKGGVAVGLIR, encoded by the coding sequence ATGAATCGCTCCGGAAACCGGCGGCCGCATCGTTTCTTGGCCGCTTGCCTGGTCGTCATCCAACTGGCGGCGTTTTTGCCGTGGCCAGCGTTCGCCGCCGAGCGCATTCCGAGTGACACGTATTTTTCATCGCTCTGGTATCTGAAGCAGATCGGCGCGACCGAGGCCTGGAATCGTTCGCTCGGGTTCGAGGGGATCCCGATCGCGATCATCGATTCAGGCGTGGACCTGGACCATCCGGACCTCAAGGACAATATCTGGCGCAATTACGGCGAGATCCCCAACAATGGCATCGACGATGACGGCAACGGTTATGTTGACGACGTTTACGGTTGGGATTTCGTCGACAACGACAATGATCCGCGGCCGAAAGCGACCGGAGAATACAACAAACTCGGCGTGAATCACGGCACCGTCAACGCCGGGATCGCGGCGGCGAAAGGGGATAACGGCAAAGGCGTGGTCGGGGTTACCTGGCAGTCGACGATCATGGCGATCCGCGTCTTGGATTCGAGTGGCGCCGGCGATCCGCAGAATGTCGTGCGGGCCGTCGAATACGCCGTGAAGAACGGCGCCAAGGTCATCAACCTGAGTTTTGCCGGTCCGTCGCGCAACGAACTTTTGGCGATCGCGCTGCGTCGGGCCTACGACGCTGGCGTCTTCATCGTGGCCGCGGCCGGCAACGCCCCCGAGGGCGGCGCGGCGAACGATCTCGACCGCAACCCGCTTTATCCCATCTGTCTGGATCAGGGCAGCGACGAGAATTTCGTTTTCGGAGTGGCCGCGACCGACGAGAGCGACGTCAAAGCTGAATTCTCCAATTTCGGAGCCGGTTGCGTCGACATCGCCGCTCCGGGCACGCGCGTCCTGACCACGCAGTATTATCGCGCCGGCTCCAAGGATTTTGACGCGCTGTACGGCGGTTACTATAACGGCACTTCGGTCGCGGCGCCGATCGTCGCCGGAGCGGTGGCTTTGCTGCGGGCTCTGGATCGCAATCTGACCCCGAAACAGATCATGAACATCCTGACCGATTCGGCTTTCCGGATCGATCCCAGCAATCCCGGATATTTCGGCAAGATCGGCCGCGGCCGGCTGGATATCGCCAAGGCGGTCGGACGTTTGGCCGAGTCGATGGTCTCGAGGACGGCGACGCCGCCATCGACGACTTCCTCGCTGTTGCCGGCCGGTTCCGACGGCCGTCTCGTGGTGGCTGCCGCTGGTCCCGGACGGGCGGCTGAGATCAGATTGTTCACGTCTGACGGGTTGTTCATCCGCGGTTTCAACGCGTTCGCCGAGGGGTTCCGCGGCGGTGTTTCGCTGGCCATCGGTGATTTTGACGGGGCTGGCCGGCGGTCGATCGTCGCTGGCGCTGGTCCGGGCGGCGGGCCGCAGGTCCGTATTTTCGACAGCAACACCAAACTGCTCGGCGGTTTCCTGGCTTTCGACCAGCGCTTCACGGGCGGTGTTTCCGTGGCCGCCGGCGACATTGATGGCGATGGCCGCGACGAGATCATCGCCGGCGCTGGTCCGGGCGGCGGTCCTCACGTACGCATTTTCCGGGCGAACGGCGCGCCGATCGGCGGGTTCTTCGCTTTCAACAAGACTTTCCGCGGCGGTGTTTCCGTGGCCGCCGGCGACATTGATGGCGATGGCCGCGACGAGATCATTACCGCGAGCGGTCCGGGCCAGACGACTGCGGTGCGAGTCTTTAATCCCAAGGGCGAGCTGAAATCCGAGACCAAGCCTTTCGGCGCGCGCTATCAGGATGGCAGCCGACTCTCCGTCGTGCGGGACGGGTCCGGCAGCCGCGATCTGATCGTGGTCGGTCCCAGGCGGGGAACCGCTTACGGCGTCCTGACCATCGACGCCTCCGGTCGCACGGCTGCCGCTTCCAAAGCGACCGCGGCTCTGGTCCGCTGGCTCTCGGCCGGCGTCGGACATCCGCTGACGCTCGCCGGCCAGGTCGGTTCGGCCCCGCTCGTCGTGATCGAGTCAGCCAAAGATGCGGCAGCCTTCTACGCTTTCGAGCCCGCCTTCAAAGGCGGTGTCGCGGTCGGCCTGATCAGGTAG
- a CDS encoding GtrA family protein codes for MPALISRVREWWRCRRTAVQFFRFAIVGGINFFLDNGVYLALTRGFVWWSEHILLAAAVSFVLSVISSFLLNTFWTFSCDAVGWQRRAGKFFAVATGGLAINILLIHLAVSLGVYDLIAKVSATFVVLAWNFVLQKKWTFRD; via the coding sequence ATGCCCGCACTGATCTCCCGGGTCCGCGAATGGTGGCGCTGCCGCCGGACGGCCGTGCAATTCTTCCGGTTCGCTATCGTCGGCGGGATCAATTTTTTCCTGGACAACGGCGTCTATCTGGCCCTGACCCGCGGCTTCGTTTGGTGGTCGGAACACATCCTGCTCGCGGCCGCCGTTTCTTTCGTGCTTTCGGTCATCTCCAGCTTCCTCCTCAATACTTTTTGGACCTTCAGCTGCGATGCCGTCGGCTGGCAGCGCCGCGCCGGCAAATTCTTCGCGGTCGCGACCGGCGGACTCGCCATTAATATCCTCCTTATCCATCTGGCCGTATCGCTGGGCGTCTACGACCTGATCGCCAAGGTCAGCGCCACGTTCGTCGTCCTGGCCTGGAATTTCGTCCTGCAGAAGAAGTGGACGTTTCGGGACTGA
- a CDS encoding NAD-dependent epimerase/dehydratase family protein, protein MPETPIFDKKNVLVTGGAGFIGSFLCEKLLKDNKVICVDNFVTSTERNIDHLLQNPDFEFIRADVNEPLNLEAYPELERFKIKFQGVQEIYHLACPTSAKKFDQFKHQTLLSNSIGMRHVLDLAVKYKAKFFHASTSVVYGPRPADEHLFKEDEFGAFDHLSPRGCYDEGKRWAESMCFTYKDVFGLDVRIARIFRTYGPRMPLFDGQMIPDFVTDALDGKDLIIFGDEKFRTSLIFVSDVVDGILKLMKLSADPGPVNLGSDYDVKLVDVANKIIKMVNSNSKVVFQPPILFMTALGLPDLTRAKEQLGWIPFVSLEQGLKKTIEYTTAHKGLISSTFNGR, encoded by the coding sequence ATGCCAGAAACACCGATCTTCGACAAGAAGAACGTGCTCGTGACCGGCGGGGCCGGTTTCATCGGCTCGTTCCTCTGCGAGAAGCTGCTCAAGGACAACAAGGTCATCTGCGTCGACAATTTCGTCACTTCCACGGAGCGCAACATCGATCATCTGCTCCAGAACCCGGATTTCGAGTTCATCCGCGCCGACGTCAACGAACCTCTCAACCTTGAAGCCTATCCGGAGCTCGAGCGCTTCAAGATCAAGTTCCAGGGCGTACAGGAGATCTATCATCTGGCTTGTCCGACCTCGGCCAAGAAGTTCGATCAGTTCAAACATCAGACGCTGCTTTCGAATTCCATCGGCATGCGCCACGTGCTCGACCTCGCGGTCAAGTACAAGGCGAAATTTTTTCACGCTTCGACCTCGGTCGTCTACGGACCGCGTCCGGCCGATGAACATCTGTTCAAGGAGGATGAGTTCGGCGCTTTCGATCATCTGTCGCCGCGCGGCTGCTATGACGAGGGCAAGCGCTGGGCCGAATCCATGTGCTTCACTTACAAGGACGTCTTCGGTCTGGATGTCCGCATCGCCCGCATCTTCCGGACCTATGGCCCGCGGATGCCGCTTTTCGACGGCCAGATGATCCCGGATTTCGTGACCGACGCGCTCGATGGCAAGGACCTAATCATTTTCGGCGATGAAAAGTTCCGGACCTCGCTCATCTTCGTGAGCGACGTGGTCGACGGCATCCTGAAGCTGATGAAACTGTCGGCCGATCCTGGACCGGTGAATCTCGGCAGCGACTATGACGTCAAGCTGGTCGATGTCGCGAACAAGATCATCAAGATGGTCAACTCGAATTCCAAGGTGGTCTTCCAGCCGCCAATTCTGTTCATGACTGCGCTCGGACTGCCGGATCTCACCCGGGCCAAGGAACAGCTGGGCTGGATACCGTTCGTATCGCTCGAACAGGGGTTGAAGAAGACGATCGAATACACCACGGCCCACAAAGGACTGATCAGTTCTACTTTCAACGGACGCTGA
- a CDS encoding glycosyltransferase family 2 protein: MKVYAVVPAFNEAKTVGEVVRSLAAACDRVLVVDDGSSDESGVRAREAGAEVLRHALNRGLGAALGTGIAAAVADGADIVFTFDADGQHRAADIPRLIEPIVAGRADVAIGVRTADRRKMPLQRRLANWVGNALTYALFGLWVQDSQSGLRAFSLKAAGELRLRCDRMDVSSEIIKEIKTHGWRLAEVPIEPVYTAYSLSKGQSFFVGLKTAGRLLLRRLIG; this comes from the coding sequence ATGAAGGTCTACGCGGTCGTGCCGGCTTTCAATGAAGCGAAGACGGTCGGCGAAGTCGTGCGCTCGCTCGCGGCGGCTTGCGACCGGGTTTTGGTCGTGGATGACGGCTCGTCCGACGAGTCCGGCGTTCGCGCGCGCGAAGCCGGAGCCGAGGTCTTGCGCCACGCTTTGAATCGGGGACTCGGAGCCGCTCTCGGGACCGGCATCGCGGCCGCCGTCGCCGACGGCGCTGATATCGTCTTTACCTTTGATGCCGACGGCCAGCATCGCGCCGCGGACATCCCGCGGCTCATCGAGCCGATCGTCGCCGGCCGGGCCGACGTCGCGATCGGCGTCCGGACCGCCGATCGGCGGAAGATGCCGCTCCAGCGTCGGCTGGCCAACTGGGTCGGCAACGCCCTGACCTACGCGCTTTTCGGTCTGTGGGTCCAGGACAGCCAGTCGGGACTCCGGGCTTTTTCCCTGAAAGCGGCCGGCGAATTGCGGCTGCGCTGCGACCGCATGGACGTCTCGTCGGAGATCATCAAGGAGATCAAGACCCACGGCTGGCGGCTGGCGGAAGTGCCGATCGAGCCGGTTTACACGGCTTATTCGCTGTCCAAGGGTCAGAGTTTCTTCGTCGGTCTGAAGACCGCTGGCCGGCTGCTTCTGCGCCGGCTCATCGGCTGA
- a CDS encoding DUF2304 family protein, producing the protein MPIIQIFIVAFVIFAASRSILRFREGALGRGELAGWLLFWGAVGVAALLPRVTEWFARLVGVGRGVDAVIYVSIILLFYLVFRIFVRIDKIDHDLTLLVRRETLDRRANDDRAVKS; encoded by the coding sequence ATGCCCATCATCCAGATCTTCATCGTCGCTTTCGTGATCTTCGCCGCTTCGCGAAGCATCCTGCGTTTTCGCGAGGGCGCGCTGGGCCGCGGCGAACTGGCCGGCTGGCTCCTGTTCTGGGGCGCGGTCGGCGTGGCCGCGCTGCTGCCGCGCGTCACGGAATGGTTCGCGCGCCTCGTGGGCGTGGGCCGCGGCGTGGACGCGGTCATCTATGTTTCCATCATCCTGCTGTTCTATCTGGTCTTTCGGATCTTCGTCCGGATCGACAAGATCGATCATGACCTGACGCTTCTCGTCCGGCGCGAAACGCTCGACCGCCGCGCGAATGATGATCGCGCTGTAAAGTCATGA
- a CDS encoding glycosyltransferase family 2 protein, with product MTAADPKKIVVLIVTYNARKYLDGLFGTLAKREGGPHDVEILVVDNASTDGTADAIAAAYPWARLIRNPRNSGFAGGNNVGLRQVIEAGADFVYLLNQDTEVEPNFLLEALAVAGSAADVGSIQSLLLLHPERDRVNSAGNAIHFLGFGYCRDNGRRLTDVKLGEREIAYGSGAGLLLSAAALRRVGLLDEELFMYHEDLDLGWRLRLAGFRNLLAPRSVVYHKYEFSRSVAKFYYMERNRYLVLWRNFRLWTMLLLLPWLILSEFGLLAAAVRSGWWREKFRVYAYFFRPAAWRHIRSGRREVAKFRQVGDREIVRLFTPVIAYQEVAGPFTRYVANPLMTVLWSVLRLFII from the coding sequence ATGACCGCCGCGGATCCCAAGAAGATCGTCGTTCTCATCGTCACTTACAACGCCCGGAAATATCTGGACGGTCTTTTCGGCACTCTGGCCAAGCGTGAGGGCGGGCCGCACGATGTCGAGATCCTGGTTGTCGACAATGCCTCGACCGACGGTACGGCCGACGCCATCGCCGCGGCCTATCCCTGGGCGCGCCTGATCCGCAATCCGCGGAATTCCGGTTTTGCCGGCGGCAACAACGTCGGCCTGCGCCAGGTGATCGAGGCCGGCGCTGATTTCGTTTATCTGCTCAACCAGGATACGGAGGTCGAGCCGAATTTTTTGCTCGAGGCGCTGGCGGTCGCCGGGTCGGCCGCTGATGTCGGTTCGATCCAGTCGTTGCTACTCCTGCATCCGGAGCGCGACCGCGTGAACAGCGCCGGCAACGCTATTCACTTTCTGGGGTTCGGTTATTGCCGCGACAACGGCCGGCGGCTCACTGACGTGAAACTCGGCGAGCGCGAGATCGCTTATGGTTCCGGCGCCGGCTTGCTGCTCAGCGCCGCGGCACTCCGCCGCGTCGGCCTGCTCGACGAGGAATTGTTCATGTACCACGAGGACCTGGATCTGGGCTGGCGGCTGCGGCTCGCTGGTTTCCGCAATCTGCTGGCGCCGCGGTCGGTCGTCTATCATAAATACGAATTTTCCCGCAGCGTCGCCAAGTTCTATTACATGGAACGCAACCGCTACCTGGTCCTGTGGCGCAATTTTCGGCTGTGGACCATGCTGCTCCTGCTGCCCTGGCTGATCCTGTCCGAATTCGGCCTGCTCGCGGCCGCCGTCCGGTCCGGTTGGTGGCGGGAAAAATTCCGCGTGTACGCGTATTTCTTCCGGCCGGCAGCCTGGCGGCATATCCGGAGCGGCCGCCGCGAGGTCGCCAAGTTCCGCCAGGTCGGTGATCGGGAGATCGTCCGGTTGTTCACGCCGGTCATCGCTTATCAGGAGGTCGCTGGGCCTTTCACCCGTTATGTCGCCAACCCGCTCATGACCGTCTTGTGGTCTGTGTTGCGGCTTTTCATCATCTGA
- a CDS encoding glycosyltransferase family 4 protein, with protein MSTKIAIVTPTFPPYRGGIGKVAEADARDLAAAGYETVVFTPTVGAAREAEGFSVREIQPWFRVGNAACAPELRKLSGEFALVLLHYPFFGGAEFAALGRRLSAHGKLAIVYHMDVVGQGLRGLIFGAHTRWVQPFILRSADRLIVTTFDYLRESRLAGYFAGHESRFRELAPPVDVGRFAPGPKPSALLARYGLDPADRVILFVGGLDQAHYFKGVPNLLQALVSDGLKTAHAVIVGDGDLRPGLEALAASLDLTDRVAFAGSVKEEELPDHYRLADIFAFPSIDRSEAYGIAALEALSTGVPVVASDLPGVRTIVRHGETGYCVPPGSVSGLAARLADLLGDDVARQRLGQTAREMAVNEYSAAIRRRRLLQMVQELAGPPVSV; from the coding sequence ATGAGCACCAAGATTGCCATCGTGACACCGACTTTTCCGCCGTATCGCGGCGGCATCGGCAAGGTCGCTGAAGCCGACGCCCGGGATCTGGCGGCGGCCGGTTATGAGACGGTCGTCTTTACGCCGACCGTCGGCGCGGCGCGCGAGGCCGAAGGTTTTTCCGTCCGCGAGATCCAGCCCTGGTTCCGCGTCGGCAACGCCGCCTGCGCTCCGGAATTACGGAAACTCTCGGGGGAGTTCGCGCTCGTGCTGCTGCATTATCCGTTCTTCGGCGGCGCGGAGTTCGCCGCTCTCGGCCGGCGGCTCTCGGCGCACGGCAAGCTCGCGATCGTCTATCATATGGATGTCGTCGGCCAGGGGCTGCGCGGTCTGATCTTCGGCGCGCACACTCGTTGGGTCCAGCCGTTCATCCTGCGTTCGGCCGACCGCCTCATCGTGACGACTTTCGATTATCTGCGGGAATCGCGCCTCGCCGGATATTTCGCCGGCCATGAATCCCGTTTCCGCGAACTGGCCCCGCCGGTCGACGTCGGACGTTTCGCGCCCGGACCCAAGCCGTCGGCTCTGCTGGCGCGTTACGGACTTGATCCGGCCGACCGGGTGATCCTGTTCGTCGGCGGACTGGACCAGGCGCATTATTTCAAAGGCGTGCCCAACCTGCTCCAGGCGCTGGTTTCGGACGGTCTCAAGACGGCTCATGCCGTCATCGTCGGCGACGGCGACCTGCGTCCGGGTCTTGAGGCTCTGGCCGCGAGTTTGGATCTTACGGACCGTGTGGCTTTTGCCGGATCGGTCAAAGAAGAGGAATTGCCTGATCATTACCGGCTCGCGGATATTTTCGCTTTCCCGTCCATTGATCGTTCCGAGGCTTACGGCATCGCGGCGCTCGAGGCGCTCTCGACCGGCGTGCCGGTCGTCGCGTCCGATCTGCCCGGCGTCCGGACCATCGTCCGCCACGGCGAGACCGGCTATTGCGTCCCGCCGGGAAGCGTCTCCGGACTGGCCGCGCGGCTCGCGGATCTTTTGGGAGATGACGTTGCCCGCCAGCGTCTCGGACAGACCGCCCGCGAGATGGCGGTGAATGAATATTCCGCCGCGATCCGGCGCCGGAGGCTGTTGCAGATGGTCCAGGAACTGGCCGGACCGCCGGTGTCGGTCTGA
- a CDS encoding glycosyltransferase: protein MKILFASNLFGRNARGGAESVVRAEAEALLRAGHEVTVVHGIYGAEKPEREFSGLRTIAYRPPQIFDYTELGRHGQIARLAWHWLDIFNSRSAARFADIVRREKPDVVHTHNLMGLGFLIPAQLRLLRVKHVHMVHDVQLLHPSGLLAAARDPLGGGWAQKIYIRLLRRLFGSPAAVIFPSLFLKDLHVQAGFFPSSRLELFRNPAPAAVASVPPRSGKPVFLFAGQVEEHKGILRLIEVWRRSVLRDRAILEIAGSGAFTAAAAGMAAGDPSIRFLGRLDRPALEQALDRASFVVLPSLVIENAPTVILEALSRGVPAVAAATGGVPEIIVDGRTGFLFRAGDDADLERSLVRAAAEPADGWAELSARCRERAGELTMEKHLAALLATYRG, encoded by the coding sequence ATGAAGATCTTATTTGCATCCAATTTATTCGGCCGCAACGCCAGAGGCGGAGCGGAGAGTGTCGTCCGGGCCGAGGCCGAGGCTTTGCTTCGCGCTGGCCATGAGGTCACGGTCGTCCACGGCATTTACGGTGCGGAAAAGCCGGAACGTGAGTTTAGCGGCCTTCGGACCATTGCTTATCGGCCGCCGCAGATCTTCGATTACACCGAACTCGGCCGGCACGGGCAGATCGCGCGGCTGGCTTGGCACTGGCTCGACATCTTCAACAGTCGGAGCGCGGCGCGGTTCGCAGATATCGTCCGCCGGGAGAAACCGGACGTCGTGCATACCCATAATCTGATGGGCCTGGGTTTCCTGATCCCGGCCCAACTGCGTTTGCTGAGAGTGAAGCACGTGCACATGGTCCATGACGTGCAGCTGCTCCACCCGTCCGGGCTGTTAGCCGCCGCGCGCGATCCGCTGGGCGGCGGCTGGGCGCAGAAGATCTACATCCGGCTGTTGCGGCGGCTGTTCGGTTCGCCGGCAGCGGTGATCTTCCCGTCGTTGTTCCTGAAAGACTTGCACGTTCAGGCCGGATTTTTTCCGTCGTCGCGGCTGGAACTCTTCAGGAATCCGGCGCCGGCAGCGGTCGCGTCCGTCCCGCCCCGCAGCGGCAAGCCGGTCTTTCTGTTCGCCGGCCAAGTCGAAGAGCACAAGGGTATCTTGCGGCTCATCGAAGTCTGGCGGCGGTCGGTCCTTCGCGACCGCGCGATCCTGGAGATCGCCGGATCCGGCGCTTTCACCGCGGCGGCAGCCGGTATGGCGGCCGGCGATCCGAGCATCAGATTCCTCGGGCGGTTGGACCGTCCGGCTTTGGAACAGGCGCTGGACCGCGCTTCGTTCGTCGTGCTGCCCTCGCTCGTCATCGAGAATGCGCCGACGGTCATCCTTGAGGCCCTGAGTCGCGGCGTGCCGGCCGTGGCGGCCGCGACTGGCGGCGTTCCGGAGATCATCGTTGATGGTCGGACGGGATTCCTGTTCCGGGCTGGCGACGATGCCGATCTGGAGCGGTCTTTGGTCCGGGCTGCGGCGGAGCCGGCGGACGGCTGGGCGGAACTTTCAGCCCGCTGCCGCGAGCGCGCCGGGGAGCTGACCATGGAGAAACATCTTGCTGCGCTGCTCGCGACTTATCGCGGTTGA
- a CDS encoding CDP-alcohol phosphatidyltransferase family protein → MFFLNQAYPEKWNQQIRLLPTDRLLARTVIPLIPGWVKPNHLTLLRIFLIIPVLLLLSAGNYAWGVSLFLFAAFTDALDGALARVRREITEWGIVFDPVADKLFIGSVLFVIVLRYINFYLGVSLLAVEAFVIVFGWWRMRRGVIEPANFWGKVKMAFEVAGVLLILVALWFRVDLLADLSASTLALALICALVSVYTRIK, encoded by the coding sequence ATGTTTTTCCTCAACCAAGCTTATCCGGAAAAATGGAACCAGCAGATCAGATTGCTGCCGACGGACCGCCTGCTGGCCAGGACGGTCATTCCGCTTATTCCGGGCTGGGTCAAGCCGAATCACCTCACGCTGCTCCGGATCTTCCTGATCATACCGGTGCTGCTCCTGTTGTCCGCCGGTAATTATGCCTGGGGCGTGTCGCTCTTCTTGTTCGCGGCGTTCACCGACGCTCTCGACGGAGCGCTCGCCCGCGTCCGGCGCGAGATCACGGAGTGGGGGATCGTGTTCGATCCGGTCGCCGACAAGCTGTTCATCGGCTCCGTGCTGTTCGTCATCGTGCTCCGGTACATCAATTTTTATCTCGGCGTCTCACTGTTGGCCGTGGAGGCTTTCGTCATCGTCTTCGGTTGGTGGCGGATGCGGCGCGGCGTCATCGAGCCGGCGAATTTCTGGGGCAAGGTCAAGATGGCTTTCGAGGTCGCTGGCGTGCTGCTGATCCTCGTCGCCTTGTGGTTCAGGGTTGATCTGCTGGCTGATCTGTCCGCCAGCACGCTGGCGCTGGCGCTGATCTGCGCCCTGGTCAGTGTTTACACCCGGATCAAATGA
- a CDS encoding HIT family protein: MENCIFCRIAAGEIPALKVYENDALVAFLDIQPANPGHTLIVSKRHYPTLADTPDEELGPLFVAAKMLGKSAAAAVGAGGFNIIVNNGPVAGQIIPHVHIHAIPRFEDDGHRHWSKKSVSQEEMVEIAGKIAELSR, from the coding sequence ATGGAAAACTGCATTTTTTGCCGGATCGCGGCCGGAGAGATACCCGCGTTGAAGGTCTACGAGAACGACGCGCTCGTCGCTTTTCTCGATATCCAGCCGGCCAATCCCGGGCATACGCTGATCGTTTCGAAGCGCCACTATCCGACGCTGGCTGACACTCCGGATGAGGAGCTGGGTCCGCTGTTTGTGGCCGCCAAGATGTTGGGCAAGTCGGCCGCGGCCGCGGTCGGCGCCGGCGGATTCAATATCATCGTCAATAACGGTCCGGTCGCCGGCCAGATCATCCCGCATGTCCATATCCACGCCATCCCGCGGTTCGAGGATGACGGCCACCGGCACTGGTCCAAGAAATCCGTCTCGCAGGAAGAGATGGTAGAGATCGCCGGCAAGATCGCCGAGTTGAGCCGCTGA
- the rfbC gene encoding dTDP-4-dehydrorhamnose 3,5-epimerase, with product MKTVETGIPGLLVVEPQVFGDERGWFMETHHASKFAALGIEPVVQQINQSFSTAGVLRGLHFQSPPQDQTKLVRCIRGRLFDVAVDIRAGSPTFGQWFGVNLSADNKKMLYVPSGFAHGFYAATDCELLYLCGKSNYDKSTEGGLVYDDPAVGIGWPFAGREPQVNPRDASFPTLDQLRTPFVFSR from the coding sequence ATGAAAACCGTCGAAACAGGCATCCCCGGACTCCTTGTAGTCGAACCGCAGGTCTTCGGCGACGAACGCGGCTGGTTCATGGAGACGCATCACGCGTCGAAATTCGCCGCGCTCGGCATCGAGCCGGTCGTCCAGCAGATCAACCAGAGCTTCTCGACCGCCGGCGTCCTGCGCGGACTGCACTTCCAGTCGCCGCCGCAGGACCAGACCAAGCTCGTTCGCTGCATCCGCGGCCGGCTCTTCGATGTCGCGGTCGATATCCGCGCCGGCTCGCCGACCTTCGGCCAGTGGTTCGGCGTCAATCTCTCGGCCGACAACAAGAAGATGCTCTACGTGCCGAGCGGCTTCGCTCACGGCTTCTACGCTGCGACCGATTGCGAGCTTCTCTATCTCTGCGGCAAGTCGAATTACGACAAGTCCACGGAAGGCGGCCTGGTCTACGACGACCCCGCGGTCGGCATCGGCTGGCCGTTCGCGGGCCGTGAGCCCCAGGTGAATCCGCGCGACGCTTCTTTTCCGACACTCGACCAGCTGCGGACGCCGTTCGTCTTCAGCCGCTGA
- the rfbD gene encoding dTDP-4-dehydrorhamnose reductase, producing MKVLIFGAKGNLGQELVSVFAAAGHRVVALDREDLDVLDTAALRRRILDEHADAILNAVAWNDVDGAEDPAKRPLAFKLNAEVPGVMAAAAAKTGALFVHYSTDYVFAGTKPEGYAEDDAPDPISAYGESKLAGEKAVWAASGRLYICRLSKIFGRPGVSDLSKPSFVSIMLKLAATKPELAIVDEEVGCPTYTRDIAAATECLLARNFPPGIYHLVNAGPGVTWYGFAEEFFGLRGVQTPRKPVSAALFPKPAQRPKFAMLLNTKFPPLRQRLAALRDFFEANSDLV from the coding sequence ATGAAAGTCCTGATCTTCGGAGCCAAAGGCAATCTCGGGCAGGAACTCGTCTCCGTTTTCGCCGCCGCCGGCCACAGGGTCGTCGCGCTCGATCGCGAGGACCTGGATGTCCTCGATACCGCGGCTTTGCGCCGGCGCATCCTCGATGAGCATGCGGACGCGATCCTGAACGCCGTCGCCTGGAACGATGTCGATGGCGCGGAGGATCCGGCCAAGCGCCCGCTCGCTTTCAAGTTGAACGCCGAGGTTCCCGGAGTCATGGCCGCGGCTGCGGCCAAAACCGGAGCGCTGTTCGTGCATTACAGCACGGACTATGTGTTTGCCGGGACCAAGCCCGAGGGCTACGCGGAAGACGACGCGCCTGACCCGATCTCCGCCTACGGCGAGAGCAAGCTGGCCGGCGAAAAAGCCGTCTGGGCCGCCAGCGGACGCCTCTACATCTGCCGCTTGTCCAAGATCTTCGGCCGTCCCGGCGTCTCGGATCTCTCGAAGCCCAGCTTCGTCAGCATCATGCTGAAGCTCGCCGCGACCAAGCCGGAGCTCGCCATCGTGGATGAGGAGGTCGGCTGTCCGACCTACACGCGCGATATCGCCGCGGCGACCGAATGCCTGCTCGCGAGGAATTTTCCGCCCGGCATCTACCATCTGGTGAATGCCGGTCCGGGCGTGACCTGGTACGGATTCGCGGAAGAGTTCTTCGGCCTGCGCGGCGTGCAGACGCCCCGCAAGCCGGTCTCCGCCGCGCTTTTTCCGAAGCCGGCCCAGCGGCCGAAGTTCGCGATGCTGCTCAACACCAAGTTCCCGCCGCTGCGCCAGCGGCTCGCGGCCTTGCGTGACTTCTTCGAAGCTAATTCCGATCTCGTCTGA